In Yarrowia lipolytica chromosome 1F, complete sequence, a genomic segment contains:
- a CDS encoding uncharacterized protein (Compare to YALI0F26631g, weakly similar to uniprot|P39682 Saccharomyces cerevisiae YML046w PRP39 pre-mRNA splicing factor, similar to Saccharomyces cerevisiae PRP42 (YDR235W); ancestral locus Anc_8.457) — MEWTKCYAKLSANPDDFEQWKNLLAASHSLGGGLNKGTAESDVQLFRFSYDNFLERFPLAFGYWIKYAETEFMLGNTEGAETVFERGIGTNQVSVELWAAYARFKIRVCHNVDKMRAFLERAVSHVGNHFYAHSIWDVYVEFERREAEIATENKLARLAELLSRIIRIPMHQYAKYFDLLRDISRQLKPDELGWIKKGKDKSTNNIYVSTQAETARRWAYEQAFPRQYFHVLFVKEEDLQAWRRYLDFEESEGNLDRVRMLYERAIIATSHNEEIWLRYIRFMQTVSSSLRVHREEVSTLFRRACALLPIGRLEVRHLYAIHCESLGELALAHDIYMSILGAFPNSIQTILLFVNFERRYAYSQFLAQGKSVKKQAAVHQAVQLLMQYLDDENSLRNVEKCEILQLLVDYLQVFPGQAPANVRDILSRYEPALKEEYRFWKLAMDYEVERVHKPVKDVSAMSFQDTLTELAAEDESQALADEKTKRLSDIVDKALGSLLRLEDKRALLKRFLAYCIDQASNVKDYEKYSAVLYNLGGVQTTPPAEPLDKPGDAAVSAGAGTSTTTPVAAES, encoded by the coding sequence ATGGAGTGGACCAAGTGTTACGCGAAGCTATCGGCCAATCCGGACGACTTTGAGCAGTGGAAGAACCTGCTGGCTGCATCGCATTCGCTTGGAGGAGGTCTTAACAAGGGAACAGCAGAAAGTGATGTGCAATTGTTTCGATTTTCTTACGACAACTTTTTGGAACGGTTCCCGCTGGCATTTGGATATTGGATCAAGTATGCGGAGACAGAATTCATGCTTGGAAACACTGAGGGCGCGGAAACCGTGTTTGAGCGAGGAATAGGAACCAACCAAGTTTCAGTGGAGCTCTGGGCAGCCTATGCCCGGTTCAAAATCCGAGTCTGTCACAATGTGGACAAGATGAGAGCATTTCTGGAGCGAGCGGTGAGTCACGTGGGCAACCACTTCTACGCGCACTCCATTTGGGACGTGTACGTGGAATTTGAGAGACGCGAGGCAGAGATTGCAACGGAAAACAAGCTGGCTCGACTGGCCGAGCTGCTGTCTCGAATCATTCGAATCCCCATGCATCAGTACGCAAAGTACTTTGACTTGCTGCGCGACATTTCGCGGCAACTCAAACCCGACGAGCTGGGCTGGATTAAGAAGGGGAAGGACAAGAGCACCAACAACATTTACGTCAGCACCCAGGCAGAGACCGCCCGAAGATGGGCATACGAACAGGCGTTCCCACGGCAGTATTTTCATGTGCTGTtcgtcaaggaggaggatctgcAGGCATGGAGACGATATCTCGATTTCGAGGAGTCTGAGGGCAATCTGGACCGAGTGAGAATGCTGTACGAGCGAGCCATCATCGCCACTTCTCACAACGAGGAAATATGGTTGCGGTACATTCGGTTCATGCAGACTGTTTCTTCATCTCTGCGAGTCCATCGAGAGGAAGTCAGCACTCTGTTTAGACGAGCATGTGCACTGCTTCCCATTGGACGCCTGGAGGTGCGACATCTCTATGCTATTCATTGTGAGTCTCTTGGAGAACTGGCACTTGCTCACGACATCTACATGTCTATTCTCGGGGCATTCCCCAACTCCATACAGACCATTCTGCTCTTTGTCAACTTTGAGAGACGATACGCATACTCGCAGTTTCTAGCGCAGGGCAAGTCGGTCAAGAAGCAGGCAGCTGTCCACCAGGCTGTGCAGCTGTTGATGCAGTATCTGGACGACGAAAACAGTCTGCGCAACGTCGAAAAGTGCGAGATTCTTCAGCTATTGGTTGACTACTTGCAGGTATTCCCTGGCCAGGCTCCCGCTAACGTAAGAGACATCCTGTCGAGGTACGAGCCGGCGCTGAAGGAGGAATACAGGTTTTGGAAACTGGCCATGGATTACGAAGTCGAACGAGTGCATAAGCCCGTGAAGGATGTGTCTGCCATGTCTTTCCAGGATACATTGACAGAGCTCGCTGCTGAGGACGAATCGCAGGCTCTGGCTGACGAGAAGACGAAGCGTCTGTCAGATATTGTCGACAAGGCTCTCGGGTCTCTATTGCGTCTGGAAGACAAGCGGGCGCTTCTGAAACGGTTCCTTGCGTACTGCATCGACCAAGCCTCCAATGTCAAGGACTATGAGAAGTACTCGGCAGTTTTGTATAATCTTGGAGGTGTTCAAACGACACCGCCTGCCGAGCCTCTCGACAAGCCAGGAGATGCTGCTGTTAGCGCTGGTGCGGGTACCAGTACTACTACACCAGTGGCCGCAGAGTCCTAA
- a CDS encoding uncharacterized protein (Compare to YALI0F26697g, highly similar to uniprot|P06104 Saccharomyces cerevisiae YGL058w RAD6 E2 ubiquitin- conjugating enzyme), whose translation MSTTARRRLMRDFKRMQQDPPQGVSASPVADNVLTWNAVIIGPAETPFEDGTFRMVLQFDEQYPNKPPAVKFVSQMFHPNVYSSGELCLDILQNRWSPTYDVAAILTSVQSLLNDPNTSSPANVEASMLYKDHRQQYEKRVRDTVEASWTD comes from the coding sequence ATGTCCACTACAGCTCGAAGACGTCTCATGCGAGACTTCAAGCGCATGCAACAGGATCCTCCCCAGGGAGTCAGTGCATCTCCTGTGGCTGATAACGTGCTGACATGGAACGCCGTGATCATCGGACCGGCGGAGACCCCGTTTGAAGATGGCACTTTCCGCATGGTGCTGCAGTTTGACGAGCAGTACCCCAACAAACCGCCAGCCGTCAAGTTTGTTTCGCAGATGTTCCACCCCAACGTCTACTCATCTGGCGAGCTATGTCTGGACATTCTGCAAAACCGATGGTCGCCCACCTATGACGTGGCAGCGATTCTGACCTCGGTGCAGTCGCTGCTGAACGACCCCAATACGTCCAGTCCTGCCAACGTGGAGGCGTCTATGCTGTACAAGGATCACCGTCAGCAGTACGAAAAACGGGTGCGGGACACAGTGGAGGCCAGCTGGACCGACTAG
- a CDS encoding uncharacterized protein (Compare to YALI0F26785g, similar to Saccharomyces cerevisiae PHM8 (YER037W) and SDT1 (YGL224C); ancestral locus Anc_3.536, weakly similar to uniprot|P53078 Saccharomyces cerevisiae YGL224c SDT1 nucleotidase) — protein MTQDTPKAEGIVLFVDIDNTLYSKDKGVDALMGERINNYFQTKLGLDKEHATELHHRYYKEYGIALDGLLRHHNIDIDEYNRLVDDSLPLDKILKRDEPLRQMFQRLDRTKVSKLWLFTNAYKTHGERVAKLVGVDDLIDGLTYCDYYHTPLHCKPKPEAFEKAMKQAGVTDKSKCWFVDDSALNIKASKKFGWAENAYLHYPGAPEIPAGTPGVVEISHIEDLPKVWPDLFLPEPVKNTNGTINGTTNGTTNGTTNGIINGTNGGINGDGTNGSTNGGNPPS, from the coding sequence ATGACTCAAGACACTCCTAAGGCTGAGGGCATTGTCCTCTTCGTCGACATTGACAACACGCTCTACAGCAAGGATAAGGGCGTGGACGCTCTCATGGGCGAGCGAATTAACAACTACTTCCAAACCAAACTCGGTCTGGACAAGGAACATGCCACAGAGCTTCACCATCGATACTACAAAGAGTACGGAATCGCTCTGGACGGTCTGCTGAGACACCACAATATTGATATTGACGAATACAACCGGCTCGTGGATGACTCTTTGCCTCTAGATAAGATCCTCAAGAGAGATGAGCCTCTCAGACAAATGTTCCAACGTCTGGACAGAACCAAGGTCTCTAAGCTCTGGCTGTTTACCAACGCCTACAAGACCCACGGAGAGCGAGTAGCCAAGCTGGTTGGCGTGGATGATCTCATCGACGGGCTCACATACTGCGACTATTACCACACTCCACTTCACTGCAAGCCAAAGCCCGAGGCTTTTGAGAAGGCTATGAAACAGGCAGGTGTCACAGACAAGAGCAAATGCTGGTTCGTGGATGACAGTGCCCTGAATATCAAGGCTTCGAAGAAGTTCGGATGGGCAGAGAACGCGTATCTGCATTACCCTGGAGCTCCTGAGATCCCTGCAGGAACACCAGGTGTCGTGGAGATCTCCCATATTGAAGACCTTCCCAAGGTCTGGCCCGACCTCTTCCTTCCCGAGCCTGTTAAGAACACCAACGGCACCATCAACGGCACCACCAACGGCACCACCAACGGTACCACCAACGGCATTATCAACGGCACCAATGGAGGTATCAACGGCGATGGAACCAACGGAAGCACCAACGGCGGTAACCCCCCTTCCTGA
- a CDS encoding uncharacterized protein (Compare to YALI0F26675g, some similarities with uniprot|P00424 Saccharomyces cerevisiae YNL052w COX5A cytochrome-c oxidase chain V.A precursor) codes for MLRQSRRLFCTSQRVLKKRESPLQTAFGNDDPYDDGFFHIGGNNYKVKNPIKPSTLNIPKRWPKMATDEQQDVVDYLEDQMRGDWKIMTPEEKQAAYYIYFGPWGPREPNQDPDRGMRLLTRSILWMAVGFAFYTAANQYIEFSEESDSASKK; via the exons ATGCTCAGACAATCACGGCGTCTTTTCTGCACGTCTCAGCGggtgctcaagaagcgagagTCGCCCCTTCAGACTGCCTTTGGCAACGATGACCCCTACGATGACGGTTTTTTCCACATTGGCGGCAACAActacaaggtcaagaaccCCATCAAGCCCTCCACTTTGAACATTCCCAAACGATGGCCCAAGATGGCCACCGACGAGCAGCAGGATGTCGTCGATTACCTGGAGGATCAGATGCGTGGAGACTGGAAGATTATGACTCCTGAGGAGAAGCAAGCTG CTTACTACATCTACTTTGGACCCTGGGGACCGCGAGAGCCTAACCAGGATCCTGATCGGGGCATGCGATTGCTTACCCGATCCATCTTGTGGATGGCTGTCGGATTCGCATTCTACACTGCCGCCAACCAGTACATTGAGTTCTCCGAGGAGAGCGACTCTGCCTCCAAAAAATAG
- a CDS encoding uncharacterized protein (Compare to YALI0F26719g, similar to uniprot|Q07589 Saccharomyces cerevisiae YDL144c unknown function) has translation MAKILIIGTGGVGTIAGLSLTQHGNEVTFVVRSNFEELKKTGYNIESCDHGDQTNWKPHRMVNSVQEAIANDKNYDYVLVAMKALPDVFSTADIIRPVVESSPNVAIVLFQNGLNIEEPIVKAFPNNVCVSGVSMIGSTNLGAGEIHQAEPDYVKIGYFDNGSDKAPQEKRAKEFVQAYGPKFAHYVDDVVYHRWRKLLYNATFNTICSITRMDSGRLWLNGVSDSLIRPAMGEIRAIAKADGHILTEEDEDYMIDSDGEVYYKPSMLVDVEKGNLMEMEVILKAPLDVAKKYNVPTPILSVVYELLKCLQFQLKEAKGMVELPEKLERKSALH, from the coding sequence ATGGCAAAGATTCTCATCATCGGAACTGGAGGAGTCGGCACTATTGCAGGCCTCTCTCTTACCCAGCATGGCAATGAGGTCACTTTTGTGGTGCGATCCAACTTTGAGGAACTGAAGAAGACGGGATACAACATTGAGAGTTGTGACCACGGCGACCAGACGAACTGGAAGCCCCACCGAATGGTCAACTCTGTACAGGAGGCAATCGCTAATGACAAGAACTATGATTACGTGCTGGTAGCCATGAAGGCTCTGCCCGATGTCTTTTCTACTGCCGACATCATCAGACCCGTTGTCGAGTCTTCTCCCAACGTGGCCATTGTCTTGTTCCAGAACGGCCTCAACATCGAGGAGCCCATCGTTAAGGCCTTCCCTAACAatgtctgtgtctctggtGTGTCCATGATTGGTTCTACCAACCTTGGAGCCGGCGAGATCCACCAGGCAGAGCCTGACTACGTCAAGATTGGATACTTTGACAACGGATCGGACAAGGCCCCCCAGGAGAAGCGAGCCAAGGAATTTGTCCAGGCTTATGGACCCAAGTTTGCTCACTACGTCGACGATGTGGTCTACCACCGATGGCGAAAGCTGCTGTACAACGCtaccttcaacaccatctgTTCCATTACACGAATGGACTCAGGTCGACTGTGGCTCAATGGAGTGTCTGATTCTCTTATCAGACCTGCAATGGGCGAGATTCGAGCTATTGCCAAGGCAGATGGACACATTctgaccgaggaggacgaggactACATGATTGATTCTGACGGAGAGGTCTACTATAAGCCCTCCATGCTGGTTGATGTCGAGAAGGGCAACCTGATGGAAATGGAGGTGATTCTCAAGGCACCCCTGGATGTGGCCAAAAAGTACAATGTTCCAACTCCCATTCTGTCGGTGGTTTACGAGCTACTCAAGTGTCTCCAGttccagctcaaggaggccaagggtATGGTTGAGCTTCCCGAGAAGCTCGAGCGAAAGAGCGCTCTTCACTAG
- a CDS encoding uncharacterized protein (Compare to YALI0F26609g, similar to Saccharomyces cerevisiae HEM3 (YDL205C); ancestral locus Anc_8.456, similar to uniprot|P28789 Saccharomyces cerevisiae YDL205c HEM3 porphobilinogen deaminase) has protein sequence MSVEERPVIFDDQSELPKVFVGGRKSKLALVQTQHVAAMLKKVHPDYSFPVLGLTTLGDQVQSKPLYSFDGKALWTKELETLLLEKVPGFDQQDIIVHSLKDMPTVLPDGCELGAILTREDPRDALVMAAGSPYKTLADLPAGSVVGTSSIRRSAQLKKSYPGLVYESVRGNVGTRLSKLDDPETPYKCLILAAAGLKRLDLGDRITGYLQKPDMLHAVGQGALGLEIRQGDEKTKKILEAIYDKESTLCCLAERAVMRTLEGGCSVPIGVETKYENGKLTLDAIVVSVEGTEFVECTQVRAVEENWEAEQLGKDVAEQLVKDGAKKILDAIHLENIK, from the coding sequence ATGTCAGTAGAGGAACGACCAGTGATTTTTGACGACCAGAGCGAACTGCCCAAGGTCTTTGTGGGTGGCCGAAAGAGCAAGCTGGCTCTGGTCCAGACCCAGCATGTGGCTGCTatgctcaagaaggtcCATCCCGATTACTCCTTCCCTGTGCTCGGTCTGACTACTTTGGGTGACCAGGTCCAGAGCAAGCCGCTGTACTCGTTCGACGGCAAGGCTCTGTggaccaaggagctggagactCTGCTTCTAGAGAAGGTGCCAGGCTTTGACCAACAGGATATTATCGTCCACTCCCTGAAGGACATGCCTACCGTCCTGCCCGACGGCTGTGAGCTCGGAGCTATTCTCACCCGAGAGGACCCTCGAGATGCTCTAGTTATGGCCGCTGGCTCTCCCTACAAGACTCTGGCCGATCTTCCTGCTGGATCAGTGGTTGGAACATCTTCTATTCGACGATCTGCCCAGCTGAAGAAGTCGTATCCCGGACTTGTCTACGAGAGTGTGCGAGGTAACGTGGGCACCCGTCTCAGCAAGCTGGACGATCCTGAGACTCCCTACAAGTGTCTGATCCTGGCAGCCGCTGGTCTGAAGCGGCTGGATCTCGGAGACAGAATCACAGGCTACCTGCAGAAGCCCGATATGCTGCACGCTGTGGGCCAGGGAGCTTTGGGCCTGGAGATCCGACAGGGCGatgagaagaccaagaagatccTCGAGGCAATCTACGACAAGGAGTCCACTCTGTGCTGTCTTGCCGAGCGAGCTGTCATGCGAACCCTGGAGGGAGGCTGCTCCGTGCCCATTGGCGTTGAGACAAAGTACGAGAATGGCAAGTTGACTTTGGACGCCATTGTCGTGTCTGTTGAGGGTACCGAGTTTGTCGAGTGCACTCAGGTTCGAGCGGTTGAGGAGAACTGGGAGGCCGAGCAACTTGGTAAGGACGTAGCCgagcagctggtcaaggatGGCGCCAAGAAAATTCTGGACGCCATTCACCTGGAAAATATTAAATAG
- a CDS encoding uncharacterized protein (Compare to YALI0F26653g, similar to CAGL0E02673g Candida glabrata and DEHA0C18040g Debaryomyces hansenii, similar to Saccharomyces cerevisiae UTP23 (YOR004W); ancestral locus Anc_6.15): MRQKRAKNYKKQMQSYHLNFKFREPYQVLVDHDLIIECVEHKYDLLKGLQRTLQTKEVKPMITQHSLNKLFESNNEEAIQLGKTFERRRTLHFENSTETQEKKLKYNGSNAARKMHPSEAIYKSVVVDGSNVHRYVVATQDPSLRGRLRSIPGVPLIHMNRAIMLLEPFSPASERARQLIEASKLTSGLNAVKRKAPEGDEEQAKKRKGPKAPNPLSVKKKKVSKEDQGKRERPEEKEDDSQSVKKVRRKRAKRKDGEGGESNEGGETDEVPQLVKDSPRTGEDNETKEETPKKETNSEGKDDVPMSDE; this comes from the coding sequence ATGCGACAAAAGAGAGCGAAAAactacaagaagcagatgCAGAGCTACCATCTGAACTTCAAGTTCCGAGAGCCCTACCAGGTTCTGGTGGACCACGACCTCATCATTGAATGTGTCGAGCACAAGTACGATTTGCTGAAGGGTCTCCAAAGAACGCTTcagaccaaggaggtcaagcCCATGATAACGCAACACAGTCTGAacaagctgtttgagagcaacaacgaggaggccatTCAGCTAGGCAAGACCTTTGAGCGTCGACGAACCCTGCATTTCGAAAATAGCACTGAGACCCAGGAGAAAAAGCTGAAGTACAATGGTTCCAACGCTGCCCGGAAGATGCATCCCAGCGAGGCCATTTACAAATCGGTTGTTGTCGACGGCTCCAATGTCCACAGATACGTTGTTGCTACACAAGATCCTAGTTTGCGAGGTCGACTTCGGTCCATTCCTGGAGTCCCTCTCATTCATATGAACCGAGCCAtcatgctgctggagccCTTTTCCCCTGCTTCTGAGCGTGCTCGTCAGCTGATTGAGGCGTCCAAGCTCACATCCGGTCTCAATGCCGTAAAGCGAAAGGCACCTGAGGGAGATGAAgagcaggccaagaagcgaaagggTCCAAAGGCGCCTAACCCTCTGTCagtcaagaagaagaaggtaTCTAAGGAGGATCAGGGTAAGCGAGAGCGAcctgaggagaaggaagatgATTCCCAGTCAGTCAAAAAGGTGCGACGAAAGCGTGCCAAGAGAAAAGATGGTGAGGGGGGAGAATCCAATGAGGGTGGAGAGACTGATGAAGTTCCTCAACTTGTGAAGGATTCCCCCAGAACTGGAGAGGATAATGAGACTAAAGAGGAGActcccaagaaggaaaCGAATTCGGAAGGCAAGGACGATGTTCCTATGAGCGACGAATAA
- a CDS encoding uncharacterized protein (Compare to YALI0F26763g, no similarity), translating into MKKLARRSTRLERAMKELGDNYLVGVASGRSMDSGRQATEETDVDKASTISTTDSSGASGAQTFVDFDEAMASSGFVSIYSDEYPVVSVRPSENDADIVFESEVSQPLSGSESESGRVEYQSESEDVASSSAYETSSSRPETRDSVVVLTSSPRVNTADYPESVASMGSPSESISGYDRDSLPSYSAAVVGGYHMESEPGTFPCPPVDTSSRELREDPHSAEADLDFALDRFNLEEDAELDVESRSLAASSSQGTSTTSSTFSDSTCSSSECYVSDSDDSGDSDEDEGRSHSDSTDGDGNQNREDSNSDASQGSRYGFEDSVDGNTTEEYDSDDSSNESESDDLILLFTIANLDPEDLIPMSDGSGYSSSGSSYDNCYAYQSDVQKVAGLASGPPSSSYDYYDQMSFISSEVPRSLDTKMREELGITVGQIDVVDHNNSSEERLDSSLSQFNETGSRGSILGNLHLGRDLWSELSRSPPPPKSPTPYPMESLSPVLVQKKFKWDVPPAAPFPKPRMTFEETSPKACVEPERFFDVPQSMDVFPPLPFPPAPALSVTVTEASEVQSHDYFPSTVVSCEDARLEDTLNLGAHSFRRRVSRRISFTHTRLRLDIWNSMADILCGHGLPGGAFPERKDIEQMERQSTSAFLSDPMDSDHLGLSTSSAEVDELDLEASDLDDDLMLRLRRYSMVDTGTKIEHIDEIFVSPHSQYAPASSSFCSTSDYNSSGLTPTPDTSPQDFLPTDDVIGKAPLACKTVVMSSEGSSDLPTSESSLGDLAAFPEASPNSLGSCSVVVVKGDVGSASSSLVISKPSPTAESIGQRSSYSDRLEAGARSEQTSGDFSSNLPSTADISASLSSSTRANDTRDTSSSGPYTSSADVSGSPTPSSSRHLSSSNANSGSNDSKSTCSPLILFDPSSTCRSTPSLPRLRRICLYSPAMVSSESEADEIKHELLDAVSDAASVITGTATVNVLSDVSGTAKERPTAIPSVPPAPFPSHRVASPGIVSIVPYQPPNVPFLPSTEGRKDIAAMTTNLQSELSSYFDTPKKYKGKMVLGDVSAGVLGQSTPTSSNITDENLMDVPGSCSVCVVGSPHPNSGSASTRSSRKRRREKSDGESSPRLLVSLKEKVKRSFKSESKLRKSELEDLAAAAAGFAYKSPTWKSPSWKSPTFKSPSWKSPSHYNNNDTMKRHTISKFFSRSRDATLRD; encoded by the coding sequence ATGAAAAAGCTCGCCAGACGGAGCACACGTCTGGAGAGAGCAATGAAAGAACTAGGAGACAACTACCTCGTTGGTGTTGCTTCTGGAAGGAGCATGGATTCCGGCCGACAGGCTACCGAAGAAACCGACGTTGACAAGGCTTCGACAATTTCCACCACAGACTCCTCCGGTGCCAGTGGAGCGCAGACTTTTGTTGACTTCGATGAAGCTATGGCTAGTAGCGGCTTTGTCAGCATCTATTCAGACGAATATCCTGTAGTGTCTGTCAGACCTTCTGAGAATGATGCAGACATCGTTTTCGAGTCAGAAGTTTCACAACCTCTCAGTGGCTCTGAGAGTGAATCTGGCCGTGTTGAGTATCAGAGCGAATCCGAGGATGTTGCCTCCTCGTCTGCATATGAGACCAGCTCAAGTCGACCTGAGACGCGTGACTCGGTGGTTGTCCTGACCAGCTCCCCGAGGGTCAACACCGCTGACTATCCTGAGTCTGTTGCTTCTATGGGCTCTCCCTCCGAGTCCATTAGCGGTTACGACCGAGACTCCCTGCCCTCCTACTCAgcggctgttgttggcggCTACCATATGGAATCTGAGCCGGGGACTTTCCCGTGTCCTCCCGTTGACACTAGCTCCCGGGAGCTACGCGAAGATCCACATTCCGCCGAGGCAGACCTGGATTTTGCGCTTGATCGCTTCAATCTCGAAGAGGACGCAGAGTTGGATGTGGAGAGCCGCTCCTTGGCTGCGTCTTCATCTCAGGGTACTTCGACTACTTCGTCTACCTTCTCGGACTCCACCTGTAGCTCTTCTGAATGCTATGTGTCGGACAGTGACGACAGCGGTGACTCCGATGAGGATGAAGGCAGATCTCATTCTGATAGCACCGATGGTGATGGAAACCAGAATAGAGAAGACAGCAATTCTGACGCTTCCCAAGGGTCTCGCTACGGTTTCGAAGACAGTGTTGACGGCAATACCACTGAGGAATATGACAGTGATGACAGTTCCAATGAATCTGAAAGCGACGACCTGATCCTTTTGTTCACTATTGCGAATTTGGATCCAGAGGATCTGATTCCTATGAGTGATGGGTCTGGTTACAGCAGCTCTGGTAGTTCTTACGACAACTGCTACGCATATCAGTCTGATGTTCAGAAGGTCGCGGGTCTTGCTTCCGGACCCCCCAGCTCCAGCTACGACTACTACGACCAAATGTCTTTCATTTCCTCAGAGGTTCCCCGTAGCCTCGACACCAAGATGAGGGAAGAGCTGGGGATTACTGTAGGTCAGATTGATGTCGTCGACCATAACAATTCCTCGGAAGAACGACTTGACTCTTCCTTGTCCCAGTTCAATGAGACTGGAAGCCGCGGGAGTATTCTGGGAAACCTCCATCTGGGACGAGATTTGTGGTCAGAGCTTTCTCGGTCTCCACCCCCTCCGAAGTCTCCAACCCCTTATCCTATGGAGTCTCTGTCGCCTGTTCTTGTTCAAAAGAAATTCAAATGGGATGTGCCCCCTGCTGCCCCATTCCCCAAGCCTCGCATGACTTTTGAGGAAACTAGTCCAAAGGCGTGCGTGGAGCCCGAGAGGTTTTTCGATGTTCCCCAATCCATGGATGTGTTCCCCCCTCTTCCTTTTCCCCCTGCCCCAGCTCTTAGCGTGACTGTCACTGAAGCCTCTGAAGTtcagtcacatgactacTTCCCCTCCACTGTTGTGAGCTGTGAAGATGCGCGACTTGAAGATACCTTGAACCTTGGTGCCCACTCCTTTCGTCGTCGAGTGTCAAGACGGATCTCTTTCACGCACACACGACTCCGACTGGATATTTGGAACAGCATGGCTGATATCCTTTGTGGTCATGGTCTCCCTGGTGGCGCTTTTCCAGAGAGGAAAGATATTGAACAGATGGAGAGGCAGAGTACCTCTGCGTTTCTTTCTGACCCTATGGACAGTGATCATCTTGGACTCTCCACTTCATCTGCAGAGGTGGATGAGCTTGATTTGGAAGCTAGCGATCTTGACGATGACCTAATGCTTCGACTCAGACGATACAGCATGGTCGACACCGGTACCAAGATTGAGCATATCGACGAAATTTTTGTGAGTCCTCATTCGCAGTACGCCCCAGCCAGCTCATCTTTCTGTTCCACATCTGACTATAACTCGTCTGGGCTCACCCCAACACCAGACACATCGCCACAGGATTTCCTCCCCACTGATGATGTTATAGGGAAGGCTCCTCTCGCGTGCAAAACTGTGGTAATGTCCTCAGAGGGCTCTTCCGACTTACCTACTTCCGAATCTTCTCTTGGAGACCTGGCCGCTTTCCCCGAAGCAAGCCCTAATTCCCTGGGGTCATGCTCGGTAGTGGTAGTTAAGGGAGACGTTGgctcagcctcctcctcgttggTTATTTCGAAGCCTTCTCCAACTGCTGAATCTATTGGGCAAAGATCGTCGTATTCAGACCGTCTAGAGGCTGGAGCGCGAAGTGAACAAACATCCGGCGATTTTTCTTCAAACCTACCGAGCACCGCAGATATCTCTGCTtccttgagctcatcaactcGAGCCAATGACACCAGAGATACATCTTCTTCAGGACCCTACACTTCATCTGCTGATGTGTCTGGCTCGCCAACACCCAGCTCGTCTAGGCATCTGAGCTCTTCGAATGCCAACTCAGGCAGCAATGATTCCAAGTCAACCTGCAGCCCTCTGATTCTGTTTGACCCTTCCTCGACATGTAGAAGCACACCTTCTCTACCAAGACTTCGAAGAATCTGTCTTTATTCCCCCGCTATGGTCTCGTCCGAGTCAGAGGCCGACGAGATAAAACACGAGCTGTTGGATGCTGTCTCTGACGCGGCATCTGTAATTACTGGGACAGCAACTGTGAATGTTCTTTCGGACGTGAGTGGCACAGCCAAGGAGAGACCAACTGCCATTCCGTCGGTGCCGCCTGCTCCTTTCCCCTCCCATCGTGTGGCCTCTCCGGGCATTGTTTCTATTGTGCCTTACCAGCCTCCTAATGTTCCATTTTTACCTTCAACAGAGGGTCGCAAGGATATTGCAGCCATGACCACCAACCTGCAGTCCGAGCTGTCGAGCTATTTCGATACCCCCAAAAAGTATAAGGGTAAGATGGTTCTCGGTGATGTGTCAGCTGGTGTTTTGGGCCAGTCAACTCCTACATCTTCTAACATCACGGACGAGAACCTTATGGATGTTCCCGGATCTTGTAGTGTCTGCGTTGTGGGCTCTCCCCATCCCAACTCTGGTTCGGCTTCTACGCGAAGTTCCAGAAAACGAAGAAGGGAGAAGTCCGATGGGGAAAGTTCTCCAAGATTACTTGTCTCCCTGAAAGAGAAGGTGAAGCGCTCCTTCAAGTCTGAGTCCAAGTTACGAAAAAGcgagctggaggatctTGCTGCTGCGGCCGCCGGATTCGCCTACAAAAGCCCAACTTGGAAGAGTCCTTCATGGAAAAGTCCCACTTTCAAGAGCCCCTCTTGGAAGAGTCCATCTCATTATAACAACAATGATACAATGAAGCGGCATACTATCAGCAAATTCTTCAGCCGGTCCCGTGACGCCACCCTGCGTGACTGA